Proteins encoded within one genomic window of Timaviella obliquedivisa GSE-PSE-MK23-08B:
- a CDS encoding TM0106 family RecB-like putative nuclease: MLFNHQRCRRRSYLELYEDYRLRDRPSDYLLKLRQDSIANQSAVLAEQPYAHLPLYPRHDWVAGATATLQLMHEGVERISQGVLRVSLEDGMNLVTRPNLMVKRPGYSIFGNWVYEPIDIRLGKRPKMDYQIMAAYHAYVLAAVQGAWSENSWLILRQRDDYAVDLVELLPRLQDILQDCVQTLSKSSDNCPPEEPEVFIAHNRCDLCPWLKHCYSVAQAEQHLSLLPGVTSSRYVHLKAHHLTTVEALAIASPQKLESLPGFGPHVAHKLVKQAQATLQNRAIAAPAEPTFPLIPAHEIPTAPIELYFDIEAAPEQNLIYLHGVLVVDRQAKTEVFHPMLAERQDDEGLVWEKFLDLVCQYPDAPIFHFCPYEVQTVKRMAELYGTSRHRVEPLLNRFVDLHERVTRVAILPIESYALKQIARWIGFEWRDAEANGAQSICWYSQWLETGDRAFLNLILRYNEDDCRATYWVKDWLVRFSNGAGESLEQA; encoded by the coding sequence ATTCTGTTTAATCATCAGCGCTGTCGTCGCCGTTCTTACCTAGAGCTATACGAAGATTATCGACTACGCGATCGCCCCAGCGATTATCTACTCAAGCTTCGCCAAGACAGTATTGCCAATCAAAGCGCAGTGCTGGCAGAGCAGCCCTACGCCCATCTACCGCTCTATCCTCGTCATGACTGGGTAGCCGGAGCTACTGCCACGCTGCAATTGATGCACGAAGGAGTTGAGCGCATTAGCCAAGGAGTGCTGCGAGTTAGCTTAGAAGATGGAATGAACCTGGTGACCCGCCCTAACCTCATGGTTAAGCGTCCTGGTTATTCGATTTTTGGCAATTGGGTATACGAACCCATCGATATCCGGTTGGGCAAACGTCCTAAAATGGACTATCAAATTATGGCAGCGTATCATGCCTATGTGTTGGCAGCAGTTCAAGGAGCATGGTCAGAAAACAGTTGGCTAATTTTGCGGCAGCGGGATGACTATGCCGTGGATTTGGTAGAGCTATTGCCTCGCTTGCAAGATATTCTGCAAGACTGCGTTCAAACCCTCTCTAAATCTTCGGACAATTGCCCTCCTGAAGAGCCGGAAGTTTTTATTGCCCATAATCGTTGTGACCTCTGCCCGTGGCTAAAGCATTGCTATAGCGTGGCACAAGCAGAGCAGCATCTTTCTTTACTACCAGGGGTTACGTCTAGCCGTTATGTTCATCTGAAGGCTCATCATTTAACAACAGTAGAGGCTTTAGCGATCGCCAGTCCGCAAAAACTAGAGTCTCTTCCTGGCTTCGGTCCTCACGTTGCCCATAAGCTAGTTAAGCAAGCCCAAGCAACGCTGCAAAACCGAGCGATCGCCGCCCCCGCAGAGCCTACCTTTCCCCTCATTCCTGCCCACGAGATCCCCACTGCGCCCATCGAACTTTATTTCGACATTGAGGCAGCGCCTGAGCAAAATTTGATTTACCTCCATGGTGTGTTAGTGGTCGATCGGCAGGCAAAAACAGAAGTCTTCCACCCGATGCTGGCAGAACGGCAAGACGATGAAGGCTTAGTCTGGGAGAAATTTCTCGACCTGGTTTGCCAATACCCCGATGCGCCGATTTTTCACTTCTGCCCCTACGAAGTTCAAACAGTCAAGCGGATGGCAGAGCTATATGGCACATCGCGTCATCGCGTAGAACCTTTGTTGAATCGATTTGTAGACTTGCATGAACGGGTGACACGAGTCGCAATTTTACCCATCGAAAGCTACGCTCTCAAACAAATTGCTCGGTGGATTGGCTTTGAGTGGCGAGATGCAGAAGCGAATGGGGCGCAGTCAATTTGTTGGTACTCACAATGGTTAGAAACAGGCGATCGCGCTTTTCTCAATTTGATTTTGCGCTACAACGAAGATGATTGTCGGGCAACTTATTGGGTAAAAGATTGGTTGGTTAGGTTTAGCAATGGGGCAGGGGAAAGCTTAGAGCAAGCCTAA
- a CDS encoding ABC transporter ATP-binding protein — MTAIRFDQVSLQFSGTPYPSVNHCSCNIAPGRLVVILGPSGCGKTTLLKMVNRLYEPTSGTIYLEGTDIRQIKATTLRKQIGYVIQQSGLFPHMTVAQNVAVVPKLLGWNRSQIQARVHELLTLVDLSPKEYHDRFPAQLSGGQQQRVGLARALAGNPNILLMDEPFGAIDAITRTSLQDEILRLQRHLKKTILFVSHDVEEALRLADYLLIMKEGAIVQYDTPFNVLTKPVNAFVYELLGADDTVRQLSLLRVETVMVGTLDDPCGICEAARHLPTVERHDSLRHALSLILKTGAPQLTVVDNGVVVGALTLEHIRSAARISV, encoded by the coding sequence TTGACCGCAATTCGCTTTGATCAAGTTTCACTTCAGTTCTCTGGCACACCCTATCCCTCGGTGAACCATTGCAGTTGTAATATTGCACCTGGCAGGCTTGTCGTTATCTTAGGGCCCTCTGGCTGCGGTAAAACAACCCTTCTAAAAATGGTTAATCGTCTGTACGAGCCAACATCTGGCACAATTTATTTAGAAGGTACAGATATCCGTCAGATTAAAGCCACCACATTGCGCAAACAGATTGGCTATGTTATCCAACAATCTGGTTTATTTCCCCACATGACCGTAGCGCAAAATGTGGCAGTTGTTCCTAAGCTTTTGGGCTGGAATCGATCGCAAATTCAAGCCCGTGTTCATGAACTTCTCACCCTTGTTGACTTGTCTCCCAAAGAATATCACGATCGCTTTCCAGCACAGCTTTCCGGCGGACAACAGCAGCGAGTTGGCTTAGCCAGAGCGCTCGCTGGTAATCCTAATATTCTGCTAATGGACGAACCTTTCGGGGCGATCGATGCGATCACGCGCACTAGTCTTCAAGACGAAATTTTACGGTTACAACGCCATCTTAAAAAAACGATCTTATTTGTATCCCATGACGTAGAAGAAGCGTTACGCCTTGCCGACTATTTACTTATTATGAAAGAGGGAGCGATCGTTCAATACGATACACCTTTTAATGTTCTGACTAAACCTGTCAATGCATTCGTGTATGAGCTTCTGGGCGCAGATGATACAGTCCGGCAGCTAAGTCTCCTGCGTGTGGAAACCGTCATGGTTGGGACTTTGGACGACCCTTGCGGTATCTGCGAAGCAGCGCGCCATTTGCCCACTGTTGAGCGACACGACAGTTTACGCCATGCGTTATCACTAATTTTGAAGACGGGTGCGCCTCAATTAACTGTGGTAGACAATGGCGTTGTTGTGGGAGCCTTGACCTTAGAGCATATTCGCAGTGCTGCTCGGATATCTGTTTAG
- a CDS encoding aminotransferase class V-fold PLP-dependent enzyme, translated as MSHLSPIQLDRLNQHRQRFPALANKAYFNYGGQGTMPQEAIAAIQQAHNHIQKTGPFSGSSNGWIMEQAKQIKTAIAVELSVPIETLTLTEDVSVGCNIPLWGIDWQPGDHLLLTDCEHPGIIAAAREIQRRFGIEITTCPLMATLNGGDPTDVIAQYLQPTTRLVVLSHVLWNTGQVLPVAEIVQVCHAQPKIVRVLVDAAQSVGMLPLNLTELGADFYAFTGHKWWCGPAGLGGLYVSPDAQASLSPTFIGWRGITVNASGHPLGWMEDGRKFEIATSDYTLYAGLREAIAYHQQWGTAADRYHRLLQLSHSLWQKLSELRHVTCLREASPESGLVSFTVEGQSHPLIVKALEQQGLFVRTILDPDCIRACVHYFTSEKEIEQLVVAIEHVHALNL; from the coding sequence ATGTCCCATCTATCACCTATTCAACTCGATCGCCTGAATCAGCATCGTCAGCGGTTTCCAGCGCTTGCCAATAAGGCTTACTTTAACTACGGCGGACAAGGAACCATGCCGCAAGAAGCGATCGCTGCTATTCAACAAGCTCATAATCATATTCAAAAAACGGGCCCTTTTTCAGGGTCATCCAACGGCTGGATTATGGAGCAGGCGAAGCAAATAAAAACGGCGATCGCTGTTGAACTCAGCGTGCCTATCGAAACGCTCACCCTCACGGAGGATGTTTCTGTGGGCTGCAACATTCCTTTATGGGGCATTGACTGGCAGCCAGGTGATCATTTGTTGCTCACCGACTGCGAACATCCTGGCATTATTGCCGCCGCCCGCGAAATTCAGCGACGCTTCGGCATCGAAATCACAACTTGTCCGCTAATGGCAACGTTGAACGGTGGCGACCCGACTGATGTCATTGCCCAATATCTTCAGCCCACTACTCGTCTAGTCGTGCTCAGCCATGTTTTGTGGAATACCGGACAAGTATTACCCGTCGCTGAAATTGTGCAAGTCTGTCATGCTCAGCCCAAAATAGTCCGCGTCCTGGTTGATGCGGCTCAGTCTGTTGGGATGCTGCCGTTGAACTTAACAGAGCTAGGTGCAGATTTTTATGCTTTTACAGGACATAAATGGTGGTGCGGCCCTGCGGGTTTAGGAGGACTTTACGTCAGCCCTGATGCGCAGGCGAGCCTTAGCCCCACCTTTATTGGGTGGCGAGGGATTACGGTCAATGCATCGGGGCATCCGCTCGGCTGGATGGAGGATGGGCGGAAGTTTGAGATCGCCACATCAGACTACACGCTGTATGCGGGATTGAGGGAAGCGATCGCCTATCACCAGCAATGGGGAACTGCCGCCGATCGCTATCACCGCCTTCTCCAACTCAGCCATTCCCTTTGGCAAAAGCTTTCTGAACTACGTCATGTCACCTGCTTACGTGAGGCTTCACCTGAATCAGGATTAGTCTCTTTTACCGTGGAGGGACAGTCCCATCCTTTGATTGTGAAAGCACTAGAACAGCAAGGTCTATTCGTCCGGACAATTCTTGATCCTGACTGCATTCGGGCTTGTGTGCATTACTTTACGTCAGAGAAAGAGATTGAGCAGTTGGTTGTGGCGATCGAACATGTCCATGCATTGAATCTCTGA
- a CDS encoding NAD(P)/FAD-dependent oxidoreductase: MVELSDQKLHHVVVIGGGFGGLYAAKALGRASVKVTLIDKRNFHLFQPLLYQVATGTLSPADISSPLRSILSSNKNTQVLLDEVVDIDPQQKKVFLTAQELTYDSLIVATGVSHHYFGNEQWQPTAPGLKTVEDALEMRRRIFMAFEAAEKEPDPEKRQAWLNFVIVGGGPTGVELAGAIAELARHTLKHDFRSIDTTEANILLLEGLDRVLPPYAPELSAKAEASLLRLGVTVKTKTLVTNIEDDGVIARRGETTEHIPTRTVLWAAGVKASVMGKALEQRAGATLDRVGRVMVEPDLSIPGHPNIFVVGDLANFSHQGDKPLPGVAPVAMKEGEYIAKLIQARLKGSDLPQFSYTDRGSLAVIGQNEAVVDLGFMKFSGAMAWLIWIFAHIYFLIEFDNKLIVMLQWGWNYFTSNRGARLITGEMSSMLALDVDVKSDYSGSVSNKAPVEVN, from the coding sequence ATGGTTGAGTTGAGCGATCAGAAACTGCATCATGTTGTGGTGATTGGGGGCGGCTTTGGCGGACTTTATGCCGCGAAGGCTCTGGGTCGGGCATCGGTTAAAGTGACGCTGATTGACAAACGAAATTTTCACTTGTTCCAACCGCTACTCTATCAAGTAGCAACTGGAACCCTTTCTCCAGCCGACATTTCTTCGCCGCTACGAAGCATTTTGAGTAGCAACAAGAACACCCAAGTCTTGCTGGACGAAGTTGTGGATATTGATCCGCAGCAAAAGAAAGTGTTTCTGACGGCTCAAGAGCTAACATACGATAGCCTTATTGTGGCAACTGGAGTCAGCCACCATTATTTTGGCAACGAACAGTGGCAGCCAACTGCGCCAGGTTTAAAGACGGTGGAAGATGCATTGGAAATGCGTCGCCGAATCTTTATGGCATTTGAGGCGGCAGAGAAAGAACCCGATCCTGAAAAGCGCCAAGCTTGGCTGAATTTTGTGATTGTGGGGGGTGGCCCAACTGGAGTGGAACTGGCTGGGGCGATCGCCGAGCTAGCTCGCCACACCCTCAAGCACGACTTCCGCAGCATTGATACAACTGAGGCAAACATTTTATTGCTAGAAGGACTCGATCGCGTTTTGCCACCCTATGCGCCTGAACTCTCAGCAAAAGCAGAAGCCTCTCTGTTGAGATTAGGGGTCACAGTTAAGACCAAAACCCTCGTGACTAACATTGAAGATGATGGAGTAATAGCCCGTCGAGGCGAAACCACAGAGCATATTCCTACCCGTACCGTCTTGTGGGCGGCTGGCGTGAAAGCTTCGGTAATGGGTAAAGCACTAGAGCAAAGAGCAGGTGCAACACTCGATCGGGTGGGTCGGGTGATGGTGGAGCCTGATCTAAGCATTCCTGGGCATCCCAACATTTTCGTAGTGGGCGATTTAGCAAACTTTTCTCACCAGGGCGACAAGCCGCTCCCGGGTGTTGCTCCTGTGGCAATGAAAGAAGGTGAGTACATTGCAAAGCTCATTCAGGCGCGGCTCAAAGGCTCTGATTTACCTCAATTCTCTTATACCGATCGGGGAAGCTTGGCGGTAATCGGACAGAATGAGGCGGTCGTAGACTTAGGATTTATGAAGTTTTCGGGGGCGATGGCATGGTTGATTTGGATTTTTGCTCACATTTATTTTCTAATTGAGTTTGATAATAAGCTGATTGTGATGTTGCAGTGGGGCTGGAACTATTTCACAAGCAATCGGGGCGCTCGCCTCATTACAGGCGAAATGTCTTCGATGTTGGCGTTAGATGTAGATGTTAAAAGCGATTACAGTGGCTCGGTCAGCAATAAAGCTCCGGTCGAGGTTAATTAG